The sequence GGCTAATACGAATTCGCAGTGCTTAGAGATCAATAAGAATGTCATATTACATCATATCGATTGCTCGCATTTGCGACTCATTTATCAGTATCGGCCACCTATATAACCAATCATTTAAAACCATTAAACCTACTGTTAACCATCATATATTACTCGAAGTGTTCAATATATGACTATCAGTGTTCTTATAGTAAATTTTTGTTATAAAAACAACGTCAAGCGTATTATAACGCATGAGGGTCGTAAATGCGAATAGCGTGCTTTTTATATCCCATAGCACGCTCTAATCCTCATTTAGCGAGAGTCTTATTCAATAGGTGCTAACAAGTCTAACAAAGCTGTAACGCTGCTAGATTGCGTCAATTTCGGATTGATAACCACACCCAAATAGCGCTGTAACTCTATATTGTCTGCCATATCGATACGTTCTAAATCCTGACTGATCATGGTTTGCGGTAATACAGACCATCCCAGACCAACAGAAACCAGCATGCGAATAGACTCAAGAGGATTGGTGCTCATCGTGGCATAAGGTTTCAAATTGTGCTTAGCGAATTCAGCCAAGGTAATTTGACTGGTAAAGGTGTTGGCAGACGGTAAAATAGCAGGATAGCGTGCCAATTGCTCTAGTGTTACATTAGATTTGGTCGCTAAAGGCGATAGCGTACCTGTCATAAAGTAAAGAGGATCTGACCATAGCGTATGATAGGTCAAGCGCTTATCATAAACGGGCGGCAGTGTTAAAAATGCTAATGATAAATCGCCATCGAGTACGGCTTTGTGCGCTTTTTCTGAATCGACGAAATGTACTTCTAGTTGTACGGCAGGATAAGCTTGGATAAAATGCTTAAGTACAGGCGCTAAATGATGCAAGCCAATATGATGACTGGTACCGATCACTAATTTGCCAGATACGATATGCTGAGAGTGTTGCAGATTAATCTTAAAATTCTCATAATCTTCTAGCCAACGCTTGGCGTGCGGCAGCATTTCATTGGCTGCTTGGGTTGGTACAATGCCGCGTCCCACCGTATCAAACAAAGTAATGTTGAATTCATCTTCCAAATTTTTGATGCGTTTACTGACGGCAGGCTGTGTGATGAACAGTTTTTCTGCGGCACCTGAGATGCTGCCAGTGTGCATAACGGTAACGAATGTCGTCAAGTTTGTGGTGTTCAAACGGATGTCCTTAGCTACTTTGCGAGCTATAAATAAAAGTTGGCTGACCCAATCACAATGTATTAGAAATAAAAGTTTGCGTCTGGGCAAAAATCATCAATTATTATTATAGGATTAGCCTGCTATAATCACAAGACATCAAGACGTATTGTGACATATTTATTCTATTAAATTGACTATTCGCAGCTCATCGCAGGTTTTAAGCGCTGATAATGGTCATCAATGTAAAATCACCAATATAAAAATATCGATTTTGATACAAGCGCCGCTGACGATGCCGCTGATGATAAAGTATCGCGACGTATAAAATTTTTACCATAGGCTATAGTCGAGTCAATTTAAAAGTAGTACAAGGCAACCGAGTGTAGATGTATATTAAATACTTCAAGCGAGGTTAACGCTGTAATAATTTTATAGTGGAATGACTATAAGCAAGTAAAAAAACCAGTAATTAGCAACCAATAAAGGATAGCAACATGGCAGGTCAAACGTTATATGACAAACTTTGGAATGCTCACGAAGTCACCAAGCGTGACGATGGTTCGAGCCTGATTTATATCGACCGCCATCTGTTGCATGAAGTGACCAGTCCGCAAGCATTTGAAGGCTTGGAGTTAGCCAATAGAGCACCGTGGCGCCTGTCGGCTAATATCGCCAGTCCTGACCATAACGTACCCACAGTCACTAAAGAGCGTTTAGAAGGCGTGCCTGGTATCAAGGACAAGGTATCACGCTTGCAGGTAGTGACATTGGATGAAAATTGCGCCAAATTTGATATCGCTGAGTTTACGATTAATGATGCTCGTCAAGGCATTTTACACGTCGTTGGCCCTGAGCAAGGTTTGGTGTTACCGGGTATGACGGTTGTTTGCGGTGATTCTCATACTGCTACTCATGGCGCGCTGGGCTGCTTAGCGCACGGTATCGGCACATCAGAGGTTGAGCATGTATTGGCAACTCAGTGCTTGATTCAGAAAAAATCAAAAAATATGCAAATTCGCGTCACTGGTAAGCTTGGTGCTGGCGTGACCTCAAAAGATGTGGTATTGGCTATCATTGCAAAGATTGGCACGGCTGGCGGGACAGGGCATGCTATCGAATTTGCTGGGCAAGTATTTGAAGACATGAGTATGGAAGGTCGCATGACCGTTTGTAACATGGCGATCGAAGCAGGTGCTCGCGTGGGTATGGTTGCAGTCGATGACACGACCATTGAATATGTCAAAGGTCGTCCTTATGCGCCAACCTCTGAGCAATGGGCGCAAGCGGAAGCTTACTGGCGTACCCTATATTCAGATGATGACGCGGTATTTGATACTGTGGTTGAGTTGGATGGTAGCCAAATAGCGCCACAAGTCTCTTGGGGAACCTCTCCTGAAATGGTTGTCGATATCACTCAATCTGTACCAACACCTGATCAAGCGGCAGATGAAGCACAAGAAGAAGGCTGGTTACGTGCTTATACCTATATGGGTTTAGACGCTGGACAAAAGATTACCGATATCCAGCTTGATCGCATTTTTATTGGTTCATGTACCAATTCGCGTATCGAAGATTTGCGTGATGCCGCCGCAGTCATTAAAGGTCGTAAAGTCGCGGACAATATCAAAGAAGCCATCGTTGTGGCAGGTTCTGGGCAAGTGAAGTTGCAGGCTGAAGCAGAAGGCTTAGATGCCTTGTTTACTGCGGCGGGTTTTGAGTGGCGTGAGCCGGGTTGTTCGATGTGTCTTGCTATGAATGCGGATAAGCTTGAGCCACAAGAACACTGCGCTTCAACGTCTAACCGTAACTTTGAAGGTCGTCAGGGCAATGGTGGTCGTACCCATTTGGTCAGCCCAGCAATGGCAGCTGCCGCCGCATTGGCGGGTCACTTTGTCGATGTACGGACGTTTTAACTTTGCATTTCTATAGAGCATAAAAATGAAAAGGCTGTTTGTTTTATTTTGCTTATTGGGTAGCTCTCAGCTAGCAATGGCTCGTGATTACTGTAATGGAAGATTTGCCTATTGTGTCGATGTGCCAAATCAATTGACATGGTTGCCTGAGGCAGATAATGGTGATGGTCGTCATTTTAAGTTACCCAACTCTAATGCCACTATTTTGGTCTTTGGGAGTAATACACCAACTGTTTTCTTTTATACCGATAGCGATTATCTAAAAGAGAAGCAGCATCGATATAAAACAGGCATGACAGTTACTTACGAGCTGTTAAAAGATAAAACCTATACAGCAAGCGGCTATAGAAAAGACGGTCAAGTTTTTTATCATGTTATTAAAGTTAAGGATGGTCAGGAAGCAGTATTACATCTGAACTATCCTGAAAGTGAAAAAACTAAAATGACAAGTATTGTTAAACAAATGGCACGCTCTTTTAAGATTCATTAGACCGTCAAAAAAATTTACGTTAGTAATCGATATTTTAAGGAAAAACCATGCAAGCTTATAACACTCAAACGGGTATCGTTTGCCCATTAGATCGCGCAAACGTCGATACCGATCAAATTATTGCCAAGCAGTTTTTAAAGTCTATTAAACGCACAGGATTTGGCGTCAATTTGTTTGATGATTGGCGTTATCTTGACGAAGGATATCCGGGTCAAGACAATAGCACCCGCGTTATCAATCCAGAATTTGTGCTAAATAAGCCACGTTATCAAGGCGCGACTATTTTGCTGGCACGCCGCAACTTTGGTTGTGGTTCTAGTCGTGAGCATGCGCCTTGGGCGTTGTCTGAATATGGTTTTCGTACAGTGATCGCGCCAAGCTTTGCCGATATTTTTTATAACAACTGCTTTAAAAATGGCATGCTACCAATTGTCTTGGATGAGGCAATTGTAGATACATTAATGAAAGACACGCTTGCTAATGAAGGCTATGAGCTAACCGCAGATCTTGAATGCCAAGTCGTCGTCACCTCAACAGGTGAAGAATATGCATTTGACGTAGATGCTTTTCGTAAACATTGCTTGTTAAATGGGCTTGATGATATTGGTTTAACCTTGCAGCAAAGCGATGCCATTAAAGATTATGAGCATAAGATGATGC is a genomic window of Psychrobacter cibarius containing:
- a CDS encoding LysR family transcriptional regulator, encoding MNTTNLTTFVTVMHTGSISGAAEKLFITQPAVSKRIKNLEDEFNITLFDTVGRGIVPTQAANEMLPHAKRWLEDYENFKINLQHSQHIVSGKLVIGTSHHIGLHHLAPVLKHFIQAYPAVQLEVHFVDSEKAHKAVLDGDLSLAFLTLPPVYDKRLTYHTLWSDPLYFMTGTLSPLATKSNVTLEQLARYPAILPSANTFTSQITLAEFAKHNLKPYATMSTNPLESIRMLVSVGLGWSVLPQTMISQDLERIDMADNIELQRYLGVVINPKLTQSSSVTALLDLLAPIE
- the leuC gene encoding 3-isopropylmalate dehydratase large subunit, which codes for MAGQTLYDKLWNAHEVTKRDDGSSLIYIDRHLLHEVTSPQAFEGLELANRAPWRLSANIASPDHNVPTVTKERLEGVPGIKDKVSRLQVVTLDENCAKFDIAEFTINDARQGILHVVGPEQGLVLPGMTVVCGDSHTATHGALGCLAHGIGTSEVEHVLATQCLIQKKSKNMQIRVTGKLGAGVTSKDVVLAIIAKIGTAGGTGHAIEFAGQVFEDMSMEGRMTVCNMAIEAGARVGMVAVDDTTIEYVKGRPYAPTSEQWAQAEAYWRTLYSDDDAVFDTVVELDGSQIAPQVSWGTSPEMVVDITQSVPTPDQAADEAQEEGWLRAYTYMGLDAGQKITDIQLDRIFIGSCTNSRIEDLRDAAAVIKGRKVADNIKEAIVVAGSGQVKLQAEAEGLDALFTAAGFEWREPGCSMCLAMNADKLEPQEHCASTSNRNFEGRQGNGGRTHLVSPAMAAAAALAGHFVDVRTF
- the leuD gene encoding 3-isopropylmalate dehydratase small subunit yields the protein MQAYNTQTGIVCPLDRANVDTDQIIAKQFLKSIKRTGFGVNLFDDWRYLDEGYPGQDNSTRVINPEFVLNKPRYQGATILLARRNFGCGSSREHAPWALSEYGFRTVIAPSFADIFYNNCFKNGMLPIVLDEAIVDTLMKDTLANEGYELTADLECQVVVTSTGEEYAFDVDAFRKHCLLNGLDDIGLTLQQSDAIKDYEHKMMQKTPWIFNDVRA